From the genome of Nitrosomonas sp. Is79A3:
CATAATAGGGTTCACGCAACTACGCCACGTGGTTTTTGAGTCAGGGAATTCTACCTAGGATCTTCTAGATGTATAACTTACCAGGGAAGGGATATGATTTGCTGTGGTGAAAAATACATTTGGTCCATTTATTCAGCATTTTTCTAGAACATGCGCCCCCACAATCGAGCCGTCCATTCTTTCAGCCTGAGCAGTAGCGGCCTACGCTCCCATTCTTCGAGTTCGATCGCATTCGAATTCGCAATATCCCTAAAGTAGGCTGCCTGCATTTGCTGCGCAAAGTCACGCCCCAGAATGACCGCATTGATTTCATCATTGTCCAGCGCGCTGCGCCAATCCAGATTGCTGGATCCAACGCAGGACCAGACACTGTCTACAATCGCGGTTTTTACATGCAGTAGTGCACCTTGCCGTTCGTAAATTTTAACGCCTCCCTTCAGCAATTCAGAATAGTGTGAACGTCCCGCATGAAATGCCACTACCGAATCGGAATAACTCGGTAGGATCAGCCTGACATCTACGCCACGACCAGCAGCATCAAGCAGGGCATTGAGAAGCTGCGGATCAGGCACAAAATAGGCATTTGTGATATATACCTGTTTTTCCGCGTTGGTGATCGCGGCTATGAGCGTCAGATAGATCAGGCTGTAAGGATCATCCGGCGTACTGCCAATCGCACGAATTATTTCCTTACCTTGTGGTGCGATAAGCGGAAAGTAGTTTCTTTGTGCCAGCGTCTTGCCATGCTGCTTGTTCCAGGTCTGCAGGAACAATTTTTGAAATTCGGCAACTACCGGCCCCTCGATTTGAATGTCAGTATCGCGCCATCCGCGTGTTTGGTCGACCGGTTCTTCTTTCCTCCTGATGGAGGATCCGGTCGAATAAGCGTTGCTGATATTGATGCCGCCAAGAAATG
Proteins encoded in this window:
- the cls gene encoding cardiolipin synthase, producing the protein MIIAFKFAAAATYCLFIATGCATLPDTQFLSERYIAQAAHFKDAWGSISAKRSAAIVEKLKQKSGDIDILDKQIALEQEIVGSPLVVGNKVILLQDGPATYQAMFAAIRKAQDHINLESFTIEDNDVGQQFADLLIERQAQGVQVNLIYDSYGTIGTARTFFDRLAQAGIQVLEFNPINPLLIKKSWTPNNRDHRKLLVVDGHTAFLGGINISNAYSTGSSIRRKEEPVDQTRGWRDTDIQIEGPVVAEFQKLFLQTWNKQHGKTLAQRNYFPLIAPQGKEIIRAIGSTPDDPYSLIYLTLIAAITNAEKQVYITNAYFVPDPQLLNALLDAAGRGVDVRLILPSYSDSVVAFHAGRSHYSELLKGGVKIYERQGALLHVKTAIVDSVWSCVGSSNLDWRSALDNDEINAVILGRDFAQQMQAAYFRDIANSNAIELEEWERRPLLLRLKEWTARLWGRMF